The Glycine soja cultivar W05 chromosome 15, ASM419377v2, whole genome shotgun sequence region TTCATTAAAGTCATTCCATCATTACATGAGTCATTATTAGATTAAATAATCTAGCATTCTCCTACTTGGCTCATGTGATGATTTGAAGATTCAACATTAAACTGTAAGTGTGCACCATACGTTGAAATTATAAGTCATCAtccttaattgaattaaaatgatTGAATCATAGCAGTTGCAAGTTATCTAAACAACTTggtcaattttaattaatactttaATATGTGTCtttaatatcctttctaagacACATTTTGTCATCTCACTAAAACCATAATGAATACCATATATTGTGAATGACATAACAATCAAAAACACATATGTAATTGAATTCAAAGTGTCATATAGTACAAGCATTACAACtataatgtgtgtgtgtgtgtcacaTTACATTGTTAACAAGGACTTATCCATAATGCCTATCCTTTCAACATGGCCAATGAATGTCTTAGGTGGTAAACCTTTAGTCAACAAATATGCTATCATTAAGTTTGTACCAATATACTTAATTGACACTACGTGTTTACACTTCTTCTTTACTTGAAAAATACTTCAAAGTATTTGTCATTCTTAGAGAAGAAGATTTTTGTACAGTTATCACAATAAATTCTTAATGGTTTGGCTATATTGTCAATAATTTAAAACACTGAAGTATAGTTCCATAACAACAATGCTTGAACTGTGGCCTCAAAGCATGCCACAGACTCAACCTCCATGGTAGAAGTGACAATCACCTATAGTTTTGCACTTTTCCATGATACCACTCTtctagcaaaaaagaaagatgtATCCAAATGTAGACTTCCTTGAGTCTAGGCATCCAATATAGTCTGAATTCGAGTAGCCAATCACTTCAAGGTGATTTGACCTCCTATATGGGAGCATGTAATCCTTGGTTTCTTGTAAATTCCTAAAAACTTTCTTTGCAACTTTATAGTTTTCTATTCACTGATGCATAGGGGATAGACTCCATTTCCTTTCGTTCCAAGTCATTTCTAGGACATTGCATTTGACTAAACTTGTCCCCTTTATGAATTGGAACAATCCCTGCAGAGTACTTTTCCATTCTAAATCTCTctaatactttatttatatatcctTTCTGAGACAATCCCAACAATCCTTGTGACCTACCACAAAATATTTCTATTCCTATCACATAGGGTGCCTAACctatatctttcatttcaaagttaTTACAGAGATACTTCTTTACATCATGTAACGTAACAACATCATTAGCATCATTATTACATGAGCCattattagattaattaatCTAACACCCACTCCAAAGATACTCGAGTCAGGGAACATGGCAACGTCCATGTTGCATTTGAACGTGCTTGCACATGGCTTTTTCCATGCTTGAGAGTATGTTTTGCTACTAGGAGGACAACCATTGGTACGTAGTTGTGCGGTTTTCTATGGCATGGTGTCGCCACGAATAGATATAATCCTTTGAGAGATTAAATGATATGTGAAGAGGATTTTCAATGTTTTGCCAGAGCTTTCCATTCATTCGACGCCATAGGCACCACTATCCAACTATAAGTGAAAGAACTTTCCATCTTGTAGGTGTTTCAAGAGTTGGAAAATGCATGATTTAATGTTTTCTGCATTAGCGCATGGTCTTCCAACAACCAGAATGCATCCAGACCTATGTAGCTTGGGAGCAACCAAATAATGTATGCTATTATGATTTGGTGCAGCTTTCACAGCAAGGGCAAAGAGAAGTACATCACACTCCTTTTGAGTTCAATCTGAGCCTTGTTGGGAAGTTGTCCCTCCCCATACGCTAGATGAAAATCTTGATTTTTTGAGGGACATTAAGATTCCATAATGAGTTCCAATCTCCTTGTTTTCAAAAGGATGAATTATCTATTAGATTCTCCATGGCATGATAATATTCTAACTCTACATAATAGTTGCCATCTCTACTAAGGTATCATGTCAATTTGTCCTCATTATTGCCAAAGTGAAGGGACATGTTAAGAATGAACCTAACACTTCATCCTTAGACACAACCAATAGAGAATTTACAAgtggtaaaataaaaagaaaaaatattcattatttattGGATTTAATTTGATTCCTTCTAATAAGGATATGATATAATGAGTTTCCtttaataaaactttaattttatgatgAAATGTTAGATATTttcataaagtaaaaaaaaatagttatcttttatttatgtaaatgaAAAATCAATTATGAAGAATAATACACCACTAAATGCATGAGTCAATCATGCGAAATTGTTTCAGCTTAACCAGAAGTCTCAAGTTCAAGTCTTGAGTATATAACTACATTAAATACTTATTTGTCGCACAAACTCAAATATATTGAGGATCaacaagaataatcaagttatTTTATGCATGAGTTTATACTAAAcgagaaattatatatatattctctatgtattttttaatatattttgtattattagttaaaaatttataagagCACCTCCAATAGGTGTTCTTACACCCTGATATTCCATACGATATCTATCTTGTTAAGATCTATTGTAGGAGCAAGATGATAGATCTCTACCCTGGAAATCTATTCTTCTACAAGAACAAACAAGATCTGCACGTGAAtctaaaaaatgatattttaatgtcTCTCTccataaaactaaaaaagtgattaattagttttaattattttaaaataaattataaataaatattagaaagtAGTTTCATTGTGGGatctaaaaaagtaatttaagatCACAAAGTTTGATACTTTATTAGAACAAAAAGTTGAAAAGATATCCAGAGTTATGTGACCGTAAGGTTCACCAAAATGTTGGTTAAAATCACGTAACTTGATATTTTATTGGAAATGCTCTAAGAGActcatctttaaaaataaaattcattaaataaaaattgtaacttattatttaataactttaaGTAAATTTAAATGTGTTAAAAGTGtaatgaaatattatatatatatatatatatatatatatatatatatatatatatatatatatatatatatatatatatatattagagagATGTGAATGCAGAAAAACAAACGAAAaagaattatgttttatttcatttttttatacgtCAGAAATTTAAAACAAGGAACAAACGAAAATTAGCTACAGCGAGGGAGGAAGATGCCTATTGCATCTGCAAAAGTCTATCCTGCAATCCTCCTGTTAGTGgctccttattttattttatttacataaacAACAATAAGAGAAGTTTGAAATTCtttattctataaatatttaccatatatatttaatatcaaattatgaaattaattatatcattattaaagttaaatcaactaaataattaacacttttctttttgttttatgacttgtaaattttttattagtcgTGTCTGTGTTGAGTTTGTGCCCAGCCAAGAGTTTctccaaattaataattaataatctcAAGTAAAAAGCTTGCCCAACGTTCCCGGATGTCTCTAAGAACAATCAACGTTGACCTTGCTATTTTGTGCAGATAAAAAGGTCTTGGTATGTATGTGTTCGAGTTTTAGCTTTGGTGCGTGATAAGGCAATACAGTCAAACAAATAGAAATAAAGATTTTCTCACCATTTTAAAGCCAAAAGAAAGATTCAACAAGatcagtataaaaaataaatcccgATAACATCTGACGTTCTGAAGCTTATGAGGCAATTTCAACATTTTAATATGCAAGAAGTTAATATGTGCATTTATTATATAACTTGCATAACTCTAGAGTCTAAACAATCAGACACGTTTAATGTCAGATGGACAATTAATAAGAATTTCTATGGTCGTTTTTCCTCGCATATAGAAACagatagaaattcaaatgatacagctaaagtttttaattaaatgtatgacatcatgatatattttattctgAAAATGAAATGCAACATAATATTTTCAGTGCACACTTCATTGTTAAGTCCCGCATAAAATTTTATGGAAGACTTGTTCTTTGGTATTGGAAGGATATCTTCCGTGCCAAGTATTCCAACATCTATCACATATAGTTTTTTAAGCTGCAAATTTCAATTCTGCAATGGACTCGGTCACTAGTCTTCCTCTGACAACAATAAGCATTTTCATGGTATTACTGTATGGAGTTTGGATGATCTATCATTGTAACATTCCTCTATTGGTAGGGAGTATCTACCAGCTTTACTGATAACTAGTTGACCATCTTTAGTAGGATCTCGTCTTCCAATTACATATTTTCTATTGCAAGGCTCAAACTCAAGACCTCCTTAAAGGAATTGAGTACTGTTCCACTTGGATCAATGACGTGATGGTTTAGTTGCTTCCTATATTATGTTATAGTCTTCTTCCTCTGGACCTCAGCATAAGTGCTTGCTCTCATAGAAATTATCTTCCTCAACCTTGTACTAGTAAGAATGGTGACCACGTTATTTATTTGGTTCTTCTTGTTCTCCCACATGACTAGAGCTTCCACTTCAGTAGACAGTTTAGCAGTGGATGAATCTATCCGAGATGGTGAGACTTTGGTTTCAGCAGGTGGAATTATTGAAGCGGGTTTCTTCAGTCCCGAAAAGTCAACAAGACGATACTTGGGTCTTTGGTACAGAAATGTGTCCCCTTTAACAGTGGTGTGGGTGGCTAACCGAAACACACCTCTTGAAAACAAATCAGGAGTTCTAAAACTCAATGAAAAAGGGATTCTTGTGCTTCTCAATGCTACAAACACCACCATTTGGTCATCATCCAACAACACAGTATcaagcaaagcaaggaacaatCCAATTGCTCAGCTCTTGGATTCAGGAAATTTCGTGGTAAAAAATGGACAAAGTAACAAGGATGACAGTGGCGATGTCTTGTGGCAGAGTTTTGATTATCCGGGTGATACGTTGTTGCCAGGAATGAAAATTGGATGGAGCTTGGAGACTGGTCTAGAAAGGTTTCTAACATCTTGGAAAAGTGTTGATGATCCTGCTGAGGGAGAATATGTTGTAAAAATGGATGTTAGAGGGTATCCTCAGTTAATGAAGCTAAAGGGAACTGATATAAGGTTCAGAGCTGGGTCATGGAATGGCTTGTCTCTTGTTGGATATCCTGCTACAGCTTCTGATATGTCGCCAGAAATTGTGTTCAATGAAAAAGAGGTGTATTATGACTTCAAGATTCTTGATAGTTCAGCCTTTATCATAGATTCACTTACCCCTTCAGGCAATTTGCAGACCTTGTTTTGGACAACTCAAACAAGGATTCCAAAAATCATCTCGACCGGGGAACAAGATCAATGCGAGAATTATGCCTCTTGTGGTGTAAATTCTATATGCAACTATGTTGATAACCGTCCAACTTGTGAATGCCTGAGGGGATATGTTCCCAAGTCCCCTAATCAATGGAATATAGGAATTCGGTTGGACGGTTGTGTTCCAAGGAATAAATCAGATTGCAAAAGCAGTTATACAGATGGCTTCTGGAGGTACACATACATGAAGTTGCCTGACACGTCTTCATCGTGGTTTAACAAGACCATGAACCTTGATGAATGTCGCAAGTTATGTCTTCAAAACTGTTCTTGTACAGCATATGCCAATTTAGACATCCGTGATGGAGGAAGTGGTTGTCTACTTTGGTTTAGTACTCTAGTTGACTTGAGGAAATTCTCTCAATGGGGACAAGACTTGTTTATTAGAGTCCCTTCTTCAGAATTAGGTAGGTACTCCatcaattcttttttaaattgtgatattgATTTTTGCCTTTAATTTCTTTGCTTTCTTATACATTTAATTTCTTGTTGTATATTgcattattcatttttattgcgGATTGAAATAAAGATCTGGGGGTTGCAAAATTTTGCTAACAACTGCATAGAAAGTAATTAGTAACTGCATAGACTTTGCTTTCCAAATTAGTAATTAGCTTCAGTTAATAGAACTGCTTTTGTTTA contains the following coding sequences:
- the LOC114387463 gene encoding G-type lectin S-receptor-like serine/threonine-protein kinase At4g27290 produces the protein MVTTLFIWFFLFSHMTRASTSVDSLAVDESIRDGETLVSAGGIIEAGFFSPEKSTRRYLGLWYRNVSPLTVVWVANRNTPLENKSGVLKLNEKGILVLLNATNTTIWSSSNNTVSSKARNNPIAQLLDSGNFVVKNGQSNKDDSGDVLWQSFDYPGDTLLPGMKIGWSLETGLERFLTSWKSVDDPAEGEYVVKMDVRGYPQLMKLKGTDIRFRAGSWNGLSLVGYPATASDMSPEIVFNEKEVYYDFKILDSSAFIIDSLTPSGNLQTLFWTTQTRIPKIISTGEQDQCENYASCGVNSICNYVDNRPTCECLRGYVPKSPNQWNIGIRLDGCVPRNKSDCKSSYTDGFWRYTYMKLPDTSSSWFNKTMNLDECRKLCLQNCSCTAYANLDIRDGGSGCLLWFSTLVDLRKFSQWGQDLFIRVPSSELDHGHGNTKKKIVGITVGVTIFGLIILCPCIYIIKNPGAARKFYNRNYQHILKKEDIDLPTFDLSVLVNATENFSTGNKLGEGGFGPVYKGTLMDGKVIAVKRLSKKSGQGVDEFKNEVALIAKLQHRNLVKLFGCCIEGEEIMLIYEYMPNQSLDYFVFDETKRKFLEWHKRFKIISGIARGLLYLHQDSRLRIVHRDLKPSNILLDDNLDPKISDFGLARPFLGDQVEANTDRVAGTYGYMPPEYAARGHFSVKSDVFSYGVIVLEIVTGKKNWEFSDPKHYNNLLGHAWKLWTEERVLELLDELLEEQCEPFEVIRCIQVGLLCVQQRPQDRPDMSSVVLMLNGDKLLPKPKVPGFYTETDNKSEANSSLENYKLYSVNDISITMLDAR